One stretch of Qingrenia yutianensis DNA includes these proteins:
- the rpsR gene encoding 30S ribosomal protein S18, which translates to MAEERAYRKKPKKKVCAFCADKVEEIDYKDVAKLRKYISERAKILPRRINGNCAKHQRQLTQAIKRARHIALLPYTSE; encoded by the coding sequence ATGGCTGAAGAAAGAGCTTACCGCAAAAAACCCAAAAAGAAAGTTTGTGCTTTCTGTGCAGATAAAGTGGAAGAAATCGATTACAAAGATGTTGCTAAACTCCGAAAATATATTTCCGAGAGAGCTAAAATTCTTCCCAGAAGAATAAACGGAAACTGTGCAAAACATCAGAGACAGCTTACACAGGCTATCAAAAGAGCAAGGCATATTGCACTTCTTCCCTACACATCTGAATAA
- a CDS encoding SGNH/GDSL hydrolase family protein: protein MIYKNTEIHNAAHIYDGTEGIRMLRAPKNVYDKLERGQNADEDCTGVELRFVMKSDKVTLKMRSYKEGITSTFHVFYGGIQGGWSDHEVNRVLGTEMCEFIIEKNSEQKLLEDMTKEGNFPFSPSVVRIVFDRGYIELGDIIGDVEPPTVEMLPKKTLLCYGSSITHGSNAICYSNSWVSYLAKKLGVDCRNLGHSGSCLMEKEMVNYIANEKWDIAVLELGINALDWDDNEKIRSRVDYTVSAVAEKNPDKPIFVISPFYTREDFEGKTTAQNWRDIISDVVKKRNYKNVKYISGAELIDNMSLISADFVHPSIYGVEKICNRLYEHMKKCL, encoded by the coding sequence GTGATTTATAAAAATACAGAAATTCACAATGCTGCGCATATATACGACGGCACCGAGGGCATAAGAATGCTCCGTGCGCCGAAAAACGTTTACGATAAGCTTGAACGCGGTCAGAATGCAGACGAAGACTGCACCGGTGTGGAATTGAGATTTGTTATGAAAAGCGACAAGGTCACCTTAAAAATGCGTTCGTACAAAGAAGGCATAACAAGCACTTTTCACGTTTTTTACGGCGGTATTCAGGGCGGTTGGAGCGACCACGAGGTAAACAGGGTTTTGGGCACCGAAATGTGTGAATTTATTATAGAAAAAAACAGTGAGCAAAAGCTTTTGGAGGATATGACCAAAGAGGGAAATTTTCCTTTTTCTCCGTCGGTTGTGCGCATTGTGTTTGACAGAGGGTACATAGAGCTTGGCGATATTATAGGCGACGTTGAACCGCCGACGGTTGAAATGCTTCCGAAAAAGACGCTTCTTTGCTATGGCTCGTCCATCACACATGGCTCAAATGCAATTTGCTATTCAAATTCGTGGGTGTCATATCTTGCAAAAAAACTCGGAGTTGACTGCCGAAACCTTGGACATTCGGGCTCCTGTCTTATGGAAAAGGAAATGGTTAACTATATCGCAAATGAAAAATGGGATATTGCAGTGCTGGAACTTGGCATAAACGCGCTGGACTGGGACGACAACGAAAAAATCAGGAGCAGGGTGGATTATACCGTTTCAGCGGTTGCCGAAAAGAACCCTGATAAGCCGATTTTTGTTATTTCGCCGTTTTATACGCGCGAGGATTTTGAGGGCAAGACAACCGCGCAGAACTGGCGCGATATAATAAGCGATGTTGTGAAAAAGCGAAATTATAAAAATGTTAAATACATAAGCGGAGCGGAGCTTATTGACAATATGTCCCTTATCAGCGCGGATTTTGTGCACCCGAGCATTTACGGAGTTGAAAAAATCTGCAACCGTTTGTATGAACATATGAAAAAATGTTTATAA
- the rpsF gene encoding 30S ribosomal protein S6, which yields MEKIVNKYETIFVVDTSIGEENVTAVVEKFKAMIEKAGSEITVEDWGKRRLAYPIEDRTEGYYTLINFTAEPEFIKELDRIYNITDGILRTITIKK from the coding sequence ATGGAAAAAATCGTAAACAAGTACGAAACTATCTTTGTTGTTGACACAAGCATCGGCGAAGAGAACGTTACAGCAGTAGTTGAAAAGTTCAAAGCTATGATTGAAAAGGCAGGCAGCGAAATCACTGTTGAGGACTGGGGCAAGAGAAGACTTGCATATCCCATCGAGGACAGAACAGAGGGTTATTACACTCTTATCAATTTCACAGCCGAACCCGAGTTCATTAAAGAGTTGGATAGAATTTACAACATCACTGACGGTATTTTGAGAACCATTACCATTAAAAAATAA
- a CDS encoding GNAT family N-acetyltransferase, which yields MKGLIKISEVKIRRAEMRDVDTIEKLLYQVHKVHSDARPDLFKRGSKKYTTDELKEIIADDKRPIFVAEKDGAVAGYAFCVYIKVKNDNSLCDIKTLYIDDLCVDENVRGGHIGTRLYEYVLDFAKKNGFYNVTLNVWAGNDSALKFYEHIGLKVQKIGMEKIL from the coding sequence TTGAAAGGGTTGATAAAAATAAGCGAGGTAAAAATAAGACGAGCAGAAATGCGCGATGTTGACACAATCGAAAAGCTTTTGTATCAGGTGCATAAGGTGCACAGCGACGCGCGCCCCGATTTGTTTAAGCGCGGTTCAAAAAAGTACACGACCGATGAACTTAAAGAAATTATCGCCGACGACAAACGCCCGATTTTCGTTGCTGAAAAGGACGGCGCGGTTGCCGGATATGCCTTTTGCGTTTATATCAAGGTTAAGAACGATAATTCGCTCTGCGACATAAAAACGCTTTACATTGACGATTTGTGCGTTGATGAAAACGTTCGAGGCGGTCATATCGGCACGCGTCTTTACGAATATGTGCTTGACTTTGCAAAAAAGAACGGCTTTTACAACGTTACGCTAAACGTTTGGGCAGGAAACGACTCGGCGCTGAAATTTTACGAGCATATAGGTCTTAAGGTTCAGAAAATAGGAATGGAAAAGATTTTATAA
- a CDS encoding MerR family transcriptional regulator, producing MNNEKNLFSIGEIAKTIGITRRIVLNYEEKGLITYDVKNGENGNRYYTMDTFAKIHTVRNLQKLGLSLDEIHGYLDGTADLMMMIHRLEAIRDTLNLNIEKLYERAGGPTDDVKKVSIYKQKVYCRTYTAETVAEKTDLLRKTALEATRIYGADTTRRMYFIEHTFSQSGTLAFCASVPYRSEGENIVEIPTFSAICMYHHGAYEKLPEAVEKLVKYAEKNRIQILDKCRFAFLEGPPQHRKKDKFITQVIIPIKEI from the coding sequence TACGAGGAAAAAGGGCTGATAACCTACGACGTTAAAAACGGCGAAAACGGCAATCGATATTATACAATGGATACGTTTGCAAAAATCCATACAGTCCGAAATTTGCAAAAGCTCGGTCTGTCGCTTGACGAAATACACGGCTATCTCGACGGCACGGCGGATTTAATGATGATGATTCACCGTCTGGAGGCTATACGCGACACGCTTAATCTCAATATTGAAAAACTTTATGAGCGCGCAGGCGGTCCGACAGATGATGTGAAAAAAGTTTCAATTTATAAACAAAAGGTGTATTGCCGTACGTATACCGCAGAAACCGTCGCCGAAAAAACCGACCTTTTACGCAAAACAGCGCTTGAGGCGACGCGTATTTACGGTGCGGACACAACAAGGCGAATGTATTTTATAGAGCATACGTTTTCACAGTCCGGCACGCTCGCGTTCTGTGCCTCTGTGCCGTATCGGAGCGAGGGTGAAAATATCGTTGAAATACCGACGTTTTCCGCAATATGTATGTATCATCACGGTGCGTACGAAAAACTTCCCGAGGCAGTTGAAAAACTTGTTAAATATGCCGAAAAAAACAGAATACAAATTTTGGACAAATGCCGTTTTGCCTTTCTCGAAGGCCCTCCCCAGCATAGGAAAAAAGATAAATTTATAACACAGGTTATTATCCCGATTAAGGAAATTTGA
- a CDS encoding single-stranded DNA-binding protein has translation MNKVILLGRLTRDPELRTTPSGVSVCSFSVAVNRRFAREGQQTADFINCVAWRQTAEFISKYFTKGRMIGVVGSLTTGRYEKDGQTHYTTDVTVDEAYFADSKNSASGSNENVSGNAVNSGNNTASFGINDDFMPTPADDDLPF, from the coding sequence ATGAACAAAGTAATTTTGCTCGGCAGACTTACAAGAGATCCGGAGCTTCGAACGACGCCGTCGGGTGTGAGTGTATGCTCGTTTTCCGTGGCGGTCAACAGACGCTTTGCCAGAGAGGGTCAGCAAACGGCAGATTTCATTAACTGCGTTGCCTGGCGTCAAACGGCAGAATTTATTTCAAAATATTTTACAAAAGGCAGAATGATTGGCGTTGTAGGTTCGCTTACAACAGGCAGATACGAAAAAGACGGTCAGACGCATTATACCACTGATGTCACCGTTGACGAGGCTTATTTTGCAGACAGCAAAAATTCGGCTTCGGGCTCAAATGAAAACGTATCGGGAAATGCCGTAAATTCGGGCAATAATACCGCATCGTTCGGTATTAACGACGATTTTATGCCCACTCCTGCCGACGACGATTTGCCGTTTTAA